AGACTGCGTGCAGTATTTGAAAACCCAGATAAAGTTTTGCTACCCAATATGTTTGTGCGAGTACAAATCAGTCAAACACTGGATGAGAAGGTGATTAAATTGCCACAGTCGGCCGTTGCGATAGGTCCGAATGGCCCTTTCGTCTATCAGGTTGAAAATCAGAAATTAAAACAAACGCCTGTGGTGTTGGGTGAGATGGATGAAGCATCATTTATTATTGAATCAGGATTAGCAACGGGTGCGCGCATTGCTATACAAGATGTCACAGGCGCGTTGCGGTCACAAATGCCTGTTATGGGTTTGACGGCTGAGGAGTTTGCTCAAATGCAGGCATCAGCAGCGCCGCCAAGCGAGCCCACAAACCAGCCTCCAAGCCAAGGCGAAAACTCGCTTGAACCAGCAAATACGGACGAGTCAAACTAATGGCACAGTTTTTTATTGATAGACCTCGCTTTGCTTGGGTGATTGCTTTATTGATTTTAATCGCGGGTTATATTGCGCTAACAAATACGGCAGTTTCTGCTTATCCCAATATTGCACCGCCCAATGTAACTATCCAGGCGGTTTATCCAGGCGCTGCCGCAAAAACGATTGAAGACACGGTGACCACCGTGATTGAGTCAGAAATGACCGGCATTAAAGGATTAAAATACGTAGAGTCCACCTCGAGCAGAGCAGGTACAGCAACCATCAATTTAACCTTTGAAACAGGTACCGATATTGATTTGGCGACATTGGCCATCCAAAATCGCCTCAAGCGTGTCGAAGCAAAACTACCCACCCCTGTCATAAACCAAGGGCTTCAGATTGGAAGTCAGCGTCGAGATTTTTTGATGGTGATTGCCTTATATTCCCCCAACGGCACTTACAACCAGTATGATTTGGGTGATTATATTGACGAGTATATCTTGCAAGATATTCAGCGGTTATCTGGTGTTGGGTCAGCACAGCTTTTCGGCTCAACTTATGCCATGCGTATTTGGATTGATCCACAAAAAATGTATGCCTTTGGCGTGACGCCCAATGATATTATCAGCGCCATACGTGCGCAAAATGCGCAATTAGCGACGGGCGAATTAGGCGCATTGCCAGCGCCACCTGGACAACAAATTAACGCAACTATTTTAGTGCCGTCACAGATTGCTAACGTAGAGGCCTTTGGTGAGGTTGTTGTGCTATCAAGCGATAGCGGCGCAACCGTAAGAATCCGAGACATTGGTCGAGTTGAGCTGGGGGCAGAAAGCTATGCAACCAAATTGATTTTAAATGGTCAACCCGCATCGGCTTTTGCCGTCAGGCTAAGTAATTCAGGCAATGCCTTAGCAACGGCAGAAGCAGCCAAAGCCAAAATGGCGGAACTATCCGCATTTTTCCCAGACGACATGGCGTGGATTGTCCCCTACGATACCTCGTTGTTTGTTGACATTGCGGTTAATGAAGTCAAACTGACGCTAATCGATGCTATTCTGTTGGTTACGCTGGTTATTTTTGTTTTTTTACAAAGCTGGCGCTCAACAATTATCCCACTAATTGTGGTGCCAATTTCTTTGCTCGGTGCGGTGCTTGCTATTTATAGCTTTGATTTTTCAATTAATCTACTTACGCTATTTGCGATGGTTTTGGTCATTGGTATTGTTGTCGATGACGCCATATTGGTGGTGGAAAACACGGTTAGAATTATCGACCAAGAAGGGCTTACGCCTTATCAAGCCACTAAAAAATCGCTAAAACAAATCACAGGCGCCGTGATTGGGACAACCGCCGTATTATTTGCGGTATTTATCCCCAGCGCATTTATCCCAGGCACGACTGGAGAAATTTATAAGCAATTTGCCTTAACCATTACGATGTCGGTGGCGATTTCGAGTTTTTTAGCATTATCGCTAGCGCCAGCGATGGCACAAATGTTATTAAAGCCCAAAAAAACAACGCCAGGTGTCTTATTAAGGCCGTTCGTATTGCTGGGCAATGGATTTAATTTGGTATTAGAGAAAATTACAAACGGGTATATTTGGTTGGTTAGGGGCATTTTGACTAAAGTCGGTATGGTATTTATGCTGTTGGTTTTTGCAGGGGTACTTGCAAGCATAACCATACTGTATCAAAAACTCCCCAAGAGCTTTTTGCCCGCTGAAGACCAGGGGTTTATTGTGGTGTTAGGACAGTTGCCAGCGGGTGCAACCCTAGAACGAACGCAAGCCTTTTCCAAACAATTAGATGACTGGTTTTTGGCCTTGCCTGAGGTAGAAAATACCATTACTGTCAATGGGTTTAGTTTTTTTGGTGTCGGTCAAAATGTGATGATCAGCTTTATTGACTTAAAGCCATGGGATGAACGAATTGCCAACGGCTGGCGTAGTGCCGATGAACTGATTAATTTCGCCAATACTCCACAAGGGATTTGGCAATTCTCTGGACAAGGGTTTGGTTTTGCGCTGAACTTGCCCCCGATACCCGGCCTCGGCAATACAGATGGCTTTTCGCTCAATTTGCAAAATCGCACAAACGATGCAGCGTTGCTGGATGCTGCCGTTGGGCAGCTACTACAGGCACTTAGTGCCGATGGTCGCGTGCTTGGTCCACGGGTCAATGCGCTGGCGCCAATTCCACAAATACAAATCGACATCGATCGAGACAAAGCACAAACGTTAGGGATTGATATTGGTGAGTTGAACTTCACGTTGCAGGCGGCTTTGGGGGCATCCTATGTTGATGACTTTGTTGACCAAGGGCGTATTCGCCAAGTTTGGGTTCAGGCAGACAGCGATACGCGCTCATCGATCAATAACATTATGGAATTACAAATTCGAAATCGTACTGGCGGACTGGTCAAGCTCAAAGAAATCGCCGATTACCAATGGGTACAAGGCCCTGCTGCACTCAATCGATTTAATGGGTTGTCTTCGGTAGCGGTGACAGGTAGCCCCGCACCAGGGCTAAGCTCAGGAGATGTTTTGGCATTAGTTGAAGCGCTTGCTGCTAAACTACCTCAGGGCATTAGTTATGAGTGGTCAGGCACGTCACTCGAAGAAAAAACCTCAGGGAATATCGCATTAGTTATTTTTGTTTTTTCGTTGGTGGTAGCATTTTTGGCGTTGGTTGCACTCTATGAAAGCTGGAGTATTCCTGTGGCGGTCATTTTGGTTGTGCCATTGGGTGTTTTGGGGGCGGTTTTAGCCGTGACTTGGCGCGGTTATCCAAATGATGTTTATTTTACTATTGGATTAATTTCTATTATTGGGCTTGCGACCAAAAATGCAATTGTTATTGTTGAATTTTGTCTTGATTTGCAAAAAGAAGGGATGCATCTCCGCGATGCGATTATTACAGCCTGTCGACAACGTTTTCGCCCCGTTATTATGACATCGATGGTGTTTATACTAGGCGTGATGCCGCTTGTGTTTTCAGAAGGCGCAGGCGCTGCCAGTCGTCGCGCAATCGGTACTGGCGTTTTAGGCGGTATGCTGAGTGCGACCACACTGGTGATTTTATTCGTTCCTGTTTTTTATTATCTTATCCGTTGGTTAATCCCTGCTAAACCGAATAAAGCGCTGATGAATCAACCTAATTTTAGTGAAACCCATGAAACCTAATTTGCACGTTTTATCTGTCTTTGTCGGTCTGTTGGCGGGCGTTATGACAGGGTGTACGAATTTAACACCGCAATTTCAGCGTCCTGAATTGCCTGTGGCCGATCAATTCACCAGACAGCCCATCAATAAATCCACCAGCCAAACCGAGGTATCAAGCGTAGATGCACAGGCCTTTTCTTTAGTGGGTTGGCAACAGTTTTTTAATGACGAAGTCGCGCAGCAATTAATTACGCTGGCCCTAGCCAATAACCGTGATTTAGCTATTGCGGCAGCAAATGTCGCCGAAATGAAAGGGTTGTATCGCATCCAGCAAAGTGAAAACCACCCACGGTTTACGAGTAATCTCGACAGCACGGTCAGCCGACCGAGTGTTAACGTAACGGGTTCGGATGAAATAACCAGACAATATGGCGCGCAAATTGGCCTCGTTTCGTATGAAATTGATTTTTGGGGACGGGTGGCGAGTTTGCGTGAGGCGGCGCTCGCTGACTATTTTTCACAGATTGCGGCACAAAGAGCGACGCGAATTAATGTGATTGCAGAGACAGCAAATGCGTATTACGCGTGGCTGATGGCCGCAGAAACGTTGGCGTTGGCCGACAAAACACTGGCGAATCGCCGCGAATCACTGAAACTAATTGAAGCGAGAAATTCTGTGGGCCTTGCCTCACAACTCGATGTCACACAAGCGCAAATTGCAGAATCCAGTGTTAAAAGCCAAAAAGCCAACGCACAAAGAAACCTAGCCGCATTATCGGCAGTGCTGACCCAATTAATTGGTAAGCCAATTGACGACCTATTAGATCCCACCGAATCATTAGCGACACAGGTGCTGAATTTGGATATCCCAGATGGCTTATCGACCGAGGTATTGCTGGGTCGCCCTGATATTATTCAGGCTGAATTCGCACTAAAAGCCGCCAACGCAAGAATCGGGGCGGCACGCGCTGCATTTTTCCCACAGATTAATTTGCTGGGGAGCGGTGGTTTTGCGAGTGCTTCGTTAGACAATTTGTTTGAATCAGATGCGTTGACTTGGTCATTTGCACCCAGCTTGCGTTTGCCACTGTTTAATCAGCAGATTGACGCAAATTTGTCGGTAGCTGAAGCACGCAATCAAAAAGCGGTGGCGGAATATGAAAAAGTAATACAGACGGCATTTGCAGAAGTTTATACGCAGTTACTCGCGAGAAAAGCCCTTGCCGATGAGCGCCAAGCGCAACAAGACTTGGTGGCAGCTGAGAAAAAGCGGCTGCGCTTATCGAAAGCGCGATACGAAGCTGGCCTTGCCAGTTATTTACCCGTACTAGAAGCCCAACAAGCATTATTTGCAGCGGAACAAAGTTTACTTGCGATACAAAAAGATCTGCTCAGCGCCAACATCATGCTGTACAAAGCATTAGGTGGCGCAGACCAAGAGAACCCATCCCCGAAAAAACCATCCCAAAAAAACGCAGCTCAAGCGCATGAAGCAGCGAATAAAGCAGCGAAATAAGCAGCACGTAACGAATCAACCTACGAAGACTAAATTTTATCGCATGATAATCAACTTTACATTTAATAATCAATATACTGGAATAAGAGGTGCTTAGCGTAATGACTGCTTAATGTCATGGCGTGAAAATAAATTATGTCCATTGAAATAGAACGAAAATTTTTGATAGTCAATCAAGCGTGGCGTAGCCACATCAAAGAAGATCAGCATATTACCCAAGGCTATATCAAAACGGAAGATGCAACGGTCCGGATTCGCTGTTATCACGATGATAAAACAGGACTAATTACCGTCAAAGGTAAACGTGAAGGCATCTCTCGACTAGAGTTTGAATACCCAATACCCTACACAGATGCCCAAGAAATGCAGGAAAAACTATGCCAGTCTCGTTTAGTCGAAAAAACGCGTCACCTGATTGAATATCACGGCATGTTATGGGAATTGGATGAATTTCATGGGGATAATGAAGGACTTTTTATTGCTGAGATTGAGCTATCAGCGGTTGACCAACCCTTTGATTTGCCTGATTGGGTCGGTGAAGACGTGAGTTTTGATAGCAAATATCGTAATTCTCGGCTCTGTGTTTTTCCCTATAAAGACTGGGAATAACGGGTTTATCTTTAGGGTCAGTTGTCTAGGGAGTTGACGCGATGGATGGGTTGCTGTAATTCGTTTTTTGTATTTTCTTTTACCCATTGTGTCGTGCCTTGGGCGGTTTCTTTTTTCCAAAAAGGGGCTTGGTGTTTGAGTAATTCCAGCAAGTGTTGGGTCGCTTGTGTCGCATTGGCGCGATGCCCAGCGCACGCTGATATAACGACCAGAGCCTCGGTGGGCGTGACATGCCCGACACGGTGTGCGATAACCAGTTGATTAAGCGAAAAATCGTTGATGGCTGCTTCTCCCATGGTGCGCAAGACGTTTTCTGTCATGGTTGGGTAATGGTGGATTTCCATCGCCGTAACGGCGCCATCCTCGCGGTAGTCTCGCATGTAGCCAATAAATATCGACTGAGCGCCCGTGATTGGCATAATCGGCTGGGTTTGTTTGATTAATGCATAAGGGTCAAAGGTAGCGTCACACAGTGTAATGCAAAGGGCAGACTGGTCTGTTAGGCGAGTCATTTGCTTGTAGGTGAATTTTTAGCGGGCACGCAGGCAACCTCAACCACCCTCAACCACCCGTCACTGGTGGGAAAAAGGCTAACTCTACACCATCATCAACGGCATCGGTTAGACTGGCGTAGTTAAAATTAATAGCACAAAGGGTATTGGGCTTCATTGGTTTGTCAGGATTTAAAAATTCCCATACCGACTCGACGGTCATATGCTGCTGAGGCGGGAGGGTTTCTTCATTTTTTCCTAGCTCATCCGCGATTGATGCAAGGTATTTAACTGTGATAGTCATTATCAATGTTTCCTTCGGTAGGTTTATAAAACCATTATAAGCTGAATCGTGGATAAAAAAAACCCCCAGCGTCGCGGAATCGCAAGCCAGGGGGTTAGCGTTAGCGAGGTAGGCTTACATCATGCCGCCCATACCACCCATGCCGCCCATGCCGCCCATGCCTCCCATATCAGGCATTGCAGGTTCGTCTTTCTTTGGTAATTCAGCAACCATTGCTTCTGTTGTGATAATCAATCCAGAGATAGACGCTGCATTTTGTAGTGCAGTCCGTGTTACTTTGGTTGGGTCAAGAATACCCATTTCCATCATGTCACCATAGGTATCGGTGGCAGCATTGTAACCAAAGTTATCTTTACCTTTTCTAACTTCGCTGACCACGACAGAGGCTTCTGCGCCGGCGTTTGCGGCAATGATTCGAAGAGGACCCTCGATAGCACGACGTAAAATGTTAATCCCCGCCGTTTGATCTTCGTTGTCGCCTTTGATGTCGTTTAAAGCATTTTGAGCGCGAATTAATGCAACGCCACCGCCAGCAACAACGCCTTCTTCAACGGCTGCGCGGGTTGCGTGTAGCGCATCTTCAACGCGATCTTTTTTCTCTTTCATTTCCATTTCGGTCGCTGCACCGACTTTGATGACACCAACGCCGCCAGAGAGTTTGGCAACGCGTTCTTGCATTTTTTCTTTGTCGTAGTCCGAAGTGGCTGCTTCGATTTGTGAACGAATCTGTGTAACACGAGAATCAATGTTGGTTTTGTCGCCGTTGCCATCGATGATGGTGGTGTTGTCTTTGTCGATTTGTACGCGCTTAGCTGTGCCAAGGGCAGTGATTTCTGTTTTCTCAAGGCTGAGTCCAACCTCTTCAGAAATAACCGTACCACCCGTTAAAACCGCAAT
Above is a genomic segment from Ostreibacterium oceani containing:
- a CDS encoding multidrug efflux RND transporter permease subunit; the protein is MAQFFIDRPRFAWVIALLILIAGYIALTNTAVSAYPNIAPPNVTIQAVYPGAAAKTIEDTVTTVIESEMTGIKGLKYVESTSSRAGTATINLTFETGTDIDLATLAIQNRLKRVEAKLPTPVINQGLQIGSQRRDFLMVIALYSPNGTYNQYDLGDYIDEYILQDIQRLSGVGSAQLFGSTYAMRIWIDPQKMYAFGVTPNDIISAIRAQNAQLATGELGALPAPPGQQINATILVPSQIANVEAFGEVVVLSSDSGATVRIRDIGRVELGAESYATKLILNGQPASAFAVRLSNSGNALATAEAAKAKMAELSAFFPDDMAWIVPYDTSLFVDIAVNEVKLTLIDAILLVTLVIFVFLQSWRSTIIPLIVVPISLLGAVLAIYSFDFSINLLTLFAMVLVIGIVVDDAILVVENTVRIIDQEGLTPYQATKKSLKQITGAVIGTTAVLFAVFIPSAFIPGTTGEIYKQFALTITMSVAISSFLALSLAPAMAQMLLKPKKTTPGVLLRPFVLLGNGFNLVLEKITNGYIWLVRGILTKVGMVFMLLVFAGVLASITILYQKLPKSFLPAEDQGFIVVLGQLPAGATLERTQAFSKQLDDWFLALPEVENTITVNGFSFFGVGQNVMISFIDLKPWDERIANGWRSADELINFANTPQGIWQFSGQGFGFALNLPPIPGLGNTDGFSLNLQNRTNDAALLDAAVGQLLQALSADGRVLGPRVNALAPIPQIQIDIDRDKAQTLGIDIGELNFTLQAALGASYVDDFVDQGRIRQVWVQADSDTRSSINNIMELQIRNRTGGLVKLKEIADYQWVQGPAALNRFNGLSSVAVTGSPAPGLSSGDVLALVEALAAKLPQGISYEWSGTSLEEKTSGNIALVIFVFSLVVAFLALVALYESWSIPVAVILVVPLGVLGAVLAVTWRGYPNDVYFTIGLISIIGLATKNAIVIVEFCLDLQKEGMHLRDAIITACRQRFRPVIMTSMVFILGVMPLVFSEGAGAASRRAIGTGVLGGMLSATTLVILFVPVFYYLIRWLIPAKPNKALMNQPNFSETHET
- a CDS encoding MoaD/ThiS family protein, which produces MTITVKYLASIADELGKNEETLPPQQHMTVESVWEFLNPDKPMKPNTLCAINFNYASLTDAVDDGVELAFFPPVTGG
- a CDS encoding efflux transporter outer membrane subunit, translated to MKPNLHVLSVFVGLLAGVMTGCTNLTPQFQRPELPVADQFTRQPINKSTSQTEVSSVDAQAFSLVGWQQFFNDEVAQQLITLALANNRDLAIAAANVAEMKGLYRIQQSENHPRFTSNLDSTVSRPSVNVTGSDEITRQYGAQIGLVSYEIDFWGRVASLREAALADYFSQIAAQRATRINVIAETANAYYAWLMAAETLALADKTLANRRESLKLIEARNSVGLASQLDVTQAQIAESSVKSQKANAQRNLAALSAVLTQLIGKPIDDLLDPTESLATQVLNLDIPDGLSTEVLLGRPDIIQAEFALKAANARIGAARAAFFPQINLLGSGGFASASLDNLFESDALTWSFAPSLRLPLFNQQIDANLSVAEARNQKAVAEYEKVIQTAFAEVYTQLLARKALADERQAQQDLVAAEKKRLRLSKARYEAGLASYLPVLEAQQALFAAEQSLLAIQKDLLSANIMLYKALGGADQENPSPKKPSQKNAAQAHEAANKAAK
- a CDS encoding molybdenum cofactor biosynthesis protein MoaE — translated: MTRLTDQSALCITLCDATFDPYALIKQTQPIMPITGAQSIFIGYMRDYREDGAVTAMEIHHYPTMTENVLRTMGEAAINDFSLNQLVIAHRVGHVTPTEALVVISACAGHRANATQATQHLLELLKHQAPFWKKETAQGTTQWVKENTKNELQQPIHRVNSLDN
- a CDS encoding CYTH domain-containing protein, which gives rise to MSIEIERKFLIVNQAWRSHIKEDQHITQGYIKTEDATVRIRCYHDDKTGLITVKGKREGISRLEFEYPIPYTDAQEMQEKLCQSRLVEKTRHLIEYHGMLWELDEFHGDNEGLFIAEIELSAVDQPFDLPDWVGEDVSFDSKYRNSRLCVFPYKDWE